Within Caulobacter segnis, the genomic segment GCTTCATCAATGGCGCCCTCGACGCGATAGCCCGTGATGCACGAGACTGACGAAGACGACTGGTTCGCTGAAGACGACGCTCCGCCGACGGCGGTGGCGCCCGCGACGGAATTCGACCATATCGCGCGCCTTCTGCGTCCGCTGACGCGGGGCGATCCGGTGGCGCTGGATCTGCTGGACGACGCGGCGGTGCTGCCCTCGCGTCCGGGCTATGACCTGGTCGTCACCAAGGACGCCATGGTCGCCGGCGTACATTTCCTGGCCGACGAGGCCCTGGACGTCGTCGCCCGCAAACTGATCCGCACCAATCTCTCGGATCTGGCCGCCAAGGCCGCCGAGCCGTACGGCTACTTCCTGGCCGTCGGCTGGCCCTCGGGCTCGGACGTCGCCTCGCGCGAGACGTTCGCGCGCGGGCTCGCCGAGGACGGGGCGACCTTCGACATCTCCCTGCTGGGCGGCGACACCGTCACCACGTCGGGGCCGCTCGTGGCGTCGGCGACCTTCCTGGGCTGGGTCCCGCAAGGCGGGGCGATCCTGCGTCGCGGCGCCAAGCCTGGCGACCGGCTGATGGTCTCCGGCACGATCGGCGACGGGTGGCTGGGCCTGCTGGCCCAATGGGGCGAGGTGGCCGACGCCGACGGCGCCATGCTGCGCCGCTATCGCCAGCCCGAGCCGCGCGTCACGCTGCGCGAGGCGATGCGCGTCCACGCCAAGGCCGCCGCCGACGTCTCCGACGGCCTACTGGCCGACAGCAGCCACATCGCCAAGGCCAGCGGCTGCCGCGTGCGCGTCGACCTGGAGCGTCTGCCTTTGTCGCCGGGCGCCCAGGCCTGGCTGGACCAGCAGCCCGAACAGGTCGAGGGCCGCATCTCCTTGGCCTCAGGCGGCGACGACTACGAGATCGTCTGCGCCGTCGATCCCGCGGAAGCCTGGAACTTCCGCGTCGCCGCCGCCGCCGCGGGCGTCAAGGTCAGCGAGATCGGCGAGTTCGTGGAAGGCGAGGGGGTTTCGGCCTACTACAAGGGCCGCGACGTCACGCCCTCGCGCCTGGGCTGGCTGCACGGCTGAATTAGGCCAATCGCAAGGCCTGTCGGTTATGGAAGGCTTCCATGACCGCTCGCCGCACACCCTCGCGCCGTTTCCTGCTCGCCGCCGTCGCCCTGACCCTGGCGGCCGGTCCCGCCTTGGCCAGCGCCAAGAAGGAGAAGAAGGAAGGCGAGGAGCAGGCGCTGGATCCCACCTACAAGCTGGGCTCCATGACCATCCCGATCATCGTCAACGGCCGGATCGTCAACTACGTCTTCGTGGCCCTGACCCTGAAGCTGGCCTTGGGAACCGAGATGGAGTCGTTCAAGGACAGGGAGCCCGAGCTGCGCGACGCGATCGTGCGGGCCGCCTACAAGACGCCCTTCACGCGGACGGACACTTGGAAGGAAGTCGACGGTCCGCGCCTGACCAGTTTCGTCATGGGCCAGTGCGCCGCCTTGTTCG encodes:
- the thiL gene encoding thiamine-phosphate kinase, producing MHETDEDDWFAEDDAPPTAVAPATEFDHIARLLRPLTRGDPVALDLLDDAAVLPSRPGYDLVVTKDAMVAGVHFLADEALDVVARKLIRTNLSDLAAKAAEPYGYFLAVGWPSGSDVASRETFARGLAEDGATFDISLLGGDTVTTSGPLVASATFLGWVPQGGAILRRGAKPGDRLMVSGTIGDGWLGLLAQWGEVADADGAMLRRYRQPEPRVTLREAMRVHAKAAADVSDGLLADSSHIAKASGCRVRVDLERLPLSPGAQAWLDQQPEQVEGRISLASGGDDYEIVCAVDPAEAWNFRVAAAAAGVKVSEIGEFVEGEGVSAYYKGRDVTPSRLGWLHG